The Streptomyces europaeiscabiei genome window below encodes:
- a CDS encoding ABC transporter ATP-binding protein, protein MTGTPVLQLDGLAIRYPSRGLRKPPTTVIADVSFEVGRAETVALVGESGSGKTTIGKAVLGLTPVSAGRVLLDGQDITHHTARARRSLSSDLQAIFQNPYGSLNPALPVGRTLAEPLLTGSPLSRQEVHERIAELLRRVGLPEDAAGRYPAQFSGGQRQRIAIARAVARQPKLIICDEPTSALDVTTQAAALELLSELQNTLGCAYLFITHDLAVVKEFAARTLVLQHGRIVEEGPSVDVCDQPQHAYTRRLVAAAPVPDPILQRKRRQQRTEVAATA, encoded by the coding sequence GTGACCGGAACACCTGTACTCCAACTCGACGGCCTTGCGATCCGCTACCCGTCCCGTGGACTGCGCAAGCCCCCGACCACGGTCATCGCGGACGTGTCCTTCGAGGTGGGACGCGCCGAGACGGTCGCGCTCGTGGGCGAGTCCGGCTCGGGGAAGACCACCATCGGCAAGGCGGTACTGGGGCTGACCCCGGTCAGCGCCGGACGCGTGCTGCTCGACGGGCAGGACATCACCCACCACACCGCCCGCGCACGCCGCTCCCTGTCCTCCGACCTCCAGGCGATCTTCCAGAATCCTTACGGGTCTCTGAACCCGGCGCTGCCCGTAGGCCGGACACTGGCCGAGCCTCTGCTCACCGGTTCACCCCTCTCACGCCAGGAGGTCCACGAGCGCATCGCCGAGCTGCTGCGCCGCGTCGGCCTGCCGGAGGACGCAGCCGGCCGCTACCCGGCCCAGTTCAGCGGAGGCCAGCGCCAACGCATCGCCATCGCACGGGCGGTCGCTCGGCAACCGAAGCTGATCATCTGCGACGAGCCGACCAGTGCCCTCGACGTCACCACCCAGGCCGCCGCGCTGGAGCTCCTTTCCGAACTCCAGAACACCCTTGGCTGTGCGTACCTGTTCATCACCCACGACCTCGCCGTCGTCAAGGAGTTCGCGGCACGCACCCTGGTGCTGCAACACGGACGCATCGTCGAAGAGGGACCCAGCGTCGACGTGTGCGACCAGCCGCAGCACGCGTACACCCGGCGACTGGTGGCGGCCGCGCCCGTCCCGGACCCGATCCTGCAACGCAAGCGGCGTCAGCAGCGGACGGAGGTGGCAGCGACCGCTTGA